The following are encoded in a window of uncultured Sphaerochaeta sp. genomic DNA:
- a CDS encoding FtsX-like permease family protein: MKFILQLAAKNLSRYKRRTIITSVAIAVGLMMYIIVDSILGGATLESMRNLRWYETASLRIYADGYWEDRAYLPLEASIENPESLIPLVEEEQGVATVRTTFAADMILYSDDFGEDGNMSVKVTAIDPEQDFEVYRFEDTLVEGRHLEPGEMDGVVLGSWFAEDIGAEVGYWVTFLTRGKGGFYEAFDMQIVGIVNCPNPNVNRTLIMMDIDAAGTYLGMENSVTSIDIVLPEKTNLEQAKATLQEKLPEGFSVFTWEDLARDYLALVEAKQGGTGMILFLVFIIAAVGVSNTMLMAMYERMRELGMMRALGMRDRDILLSFLFEAGGIGLIGSVVGIALGSLVNIYLVNTGFDFGFMFRDMDIGFRISSVMRGAWNFTTILKAFTAGILLSMLVAVLPIRRALKLDIPTCLHHQ, from the coding sequence ATGAAATTTATCCTGCAATTGGCAGCGAAGAATCTCAGCCGATACAAGCGACGTACAATTATCACATCGGTGGCCATCGCAGTTGGGTTGATGATGTACATCATCGTTGATTCCATTCTCGGGGGAGCTACGCTGGAATCGATGCGCAACCTCCGTTGGTATGAGACAGCCTCTCTTCGTATCTATGCTGATGGTTATTGGGAGGATCGTGCATATCTCCCTCTAGAGGCCAGCATCGAGAATCCTGAATCCCTCATCCCATTGGTAGAGGAAGAACAAGGGGTGGCGACCGTGAGAACAACCTTCGCCGCTGATATGATTCTCTATAGTGATGATTTTGGTGAAGACGGCAATATGAGTGTCAAAGTGACTGCCATCGATCCTGAACAAGATTTTGAGGTCTATCGTTTCGAAGATACCTTGGTGGAAGGACGACACCTTGAACCGGGGGAGATGGACGGAGTGGTACTGGGCAGCTGGTTTGCTGAGGACATAGGTGCAGAGGTCGGTTACTGGGTTACGTTCCTCACCAGGGGAAAGGGAGGCTTCTACGAGGCCTTCGACATGCAAATTGTCGGTATCGTTAACTGTCCAAACCCCAATGTGAACCGAACACTCATCATGATGGATATTGATGCAGCTGGTACCTATCTAGGGATGGAGAACTCGGTAACAAGTATCGATATCGTCCTCCCTGAGAAAACCAACCTTGAACAAGCAAAAGCCACCTTGCAAGAAAAACTCCCTGAAGGGTTCAGCGTATTTACCTGGGAGGATCTTGCTCGAGACTACCTGGCACTGGTGGAGGCAAAGCAAGGGGGAACCGGGATGATTCTCTTCCTTGTCTTCATCATTGCAGCTGTCGGTGTTTCAAACACGATGTTGATGGCGATGTATGAGAGAATGAGAGAGCTTGGCATGATGCGTGCTCTCGGTATGAGGGACCGTGATATCCTTCTCTCCTTCCTCTTTGAGGCCGGAGGTATCGGACTCATTGGTTCAGTCGTGGGGATAGCACTGGGAAGTCTGGTAAATATCTATCTGGTGAACACTGGCTTCGATTTTGGTTTTATGTTCAGGGACATGGATATAGGATTCAGGATTTCGAGTGTCATGCGGGGAGCATGGAACTTCACCACCATACTGAAGGCATTCACTGCCGGTATACTCCTCTCCATGCTTGTAGCAGTTCTTCCCATTAGAAGGGCTCTGAAACTCGACATCCCCACATGTTTGCACCATCAATAG
- a CDS encoding ABC transporter ATP-binding protein produces the protein MIRIEKVSRNYKTGETVVKALKKVSLDIEAGEFLSIAGPSGSGKTTLLNLIGCIDGLDEGEIFINDDAISTMDKVEKTAFRRNNLGFIFQTYNLIPVLSAYENVSFVLSLLDISESEVKRRTYEVLKEVGLEGMEDRRPAKLSGGQQQRIAIARALVKNPQIILADEPTANLDSKTGEEILKLMKHMNEKYHTTFIFSTHDQMVMDYASRLVQLHDGAIVSDERRQ, from the coding sequence ATGATCAGAATTGAAAAAGTATCGAGAAACTACAAGACAGGTGAAACGGTAGTCAAGGCATTGAAAAAAGTCTCCCTGGATATTGAAGCAGGTGAGTTTCTCTCCATTGCAGGGCCCTCAGGATCTGGAAAGACCACGTTGCTCAATCTTATTGGTTGTATAGATGGATTGGATGAGGGAGAAATTTTCATCAATGATGATGCAATCAGTACCATGGACAAGGTAGAGAAAACAGCATTCAGGAGAAATAATCTTGGTTTCATTTTCCAGACCTACAACTTGATCCCAGTCCTCTCTGCCTACGAGAATGTCAGCTTTGTACTCTCCTTGCTTGATATCAGCGAGAGCGAGGTCAAGAGACGCACCTATGAGGTACTCAAGGAAGTTGGTCTGGAGGGGATGGAGGACCGACGTCCCGCCAAGCTCAGCGGTGGACAGCAGCAGAGAATAGCCATCGCCAGAGCGCTTGTAAAGAACCCACAGATCATCCTCGCTGATGAGCCGACTGCCAATCTGGATTCCAAGACTGGTGAAGAGATTCTCAAACTGATGAAACACATGAACGAGAAATATCATACCACGTTCATCTTCTCCACGCACGACCAGATGGTCATGGACTACGCCTCACGCCTTGTGCAACTGCATGACGGGGCTATCGTCAGTGACGAAAGGAGACAGTGA